The following are encoded together in the Methylomonas methanica MC09 genome:
- a CDS encoding FHA domain-containing protein translates to MNDDKTRIKPTVSADTNQDDDRTVLAPKKRNAQDKKDELEIDLLNIQGDVLGHFMFADRFTVGRAADNSIAISHDVVSRYHMEVKKENGVWWLYNLNSTNGVFIDGRLIPDKEALHFPVLIALGVAGFYLRIQLHTHSMPVAPSPTMSAATVLNPTTQAATAALHRNVSQADIEARLLAKEDSPDMGDYTLMARRVIHKDRVKRSKSYKKVIWTLVGLFGLAVALVTYQQIALENTRKLAIDMFYDIKSLEVNISQADIKLEESAAVLDETLAAINTEKLRISQEQLKLQQEKIAAERLRMRQERARLANMKAKYRQYVEEANSLRLRFPTAKQYENELIAKVARELGESELELPDEFVSEVHKYIHYWQGTSRLQTAISTLEKDNLLEPVIASLQNYGLPLYFIYLPLQESNYDTRAIGPETRFGIAKGAWQLLASTAQEYGITPGPLADVREYDEQDGRFDFAQATQAGIKYLRKIYSTEAQASGLLVMASYNYGDNRVKSMIKQLPDNPRDRNFWTFLQNFELPTETRDYVFFIFSAAVIGEDPQHFGFKFNPPLYKLKS, encoded by the coding sequence ATGAACGATGACAAAACCAGAATCAAGCCAACCGTCTCCGCCGACACTAACCAGGACGATGACCGCACGGTATTGGCCCCCAAAAAAAGGAATGCGCAGGATAAAAAGGATGAGTTGGAGATCGACTTATTAAATATTCAAGGAGATGTGCTTGGGCATTTTATGTTTGCCGACCGTTTTACGGTGGGACGGGCCGCTGATAATAGCATTGCCATTTCTCACGATGTGGTTAGCCGTTACCACATGGAGGTCAAGAAAGAGAACGGTGTTTGGTGGTTATATAACCTTAATAGCACCAATGGCGTTTTTATTGACGGCCGCTTGATACCCGACAAGGAAGCGCTACATTTTCCTGTTCTGATTGCGCTGGGTGTTGCCGGTTTTTATTTAAGAATTCAGCTGCATACTCATTCCATGCCGGTTGCGCCATCGCCGACCATGTCAGCGGCAACGGTTTTAAATCCTACGACACAAGCCGCTACCGCCGCATTGCACCGGAATGTATCGCAAGCCGATATTGAAGCGCGTTTATTGGCCAAGGAAGATAGCCCCGATATGGGCGATTACACACTGATGGCGCGGCGAGTCATTCATAAAGACAGGGTCAAGCGCTCCAAGAGTTATAAAAAAGTGATCTGGACCTTGGTGGGCCTGTTCGGGCTGGCGGTTGCCTTGGTGACGTATCAGCAAATAGCGTTGGAAAATACCCGCAAATTGGCGATCGATATGTTCTACGATATTAAATCGCTGGAAGTGAATATCTCTCAAGCGGATATCAAACTGGAGGAAAGCGCGGCGGTTTTGGACGAAACGCTTGCGGCAATCAATACCGAAAAACTCAGAATATCCCAAGAGCAATTGAAATTGCAGCAGGAGAAAATTGCCGCCGAAAGGTTGCGCATGCGTCAGGAAAGGGCACGCTTGGCGAACATGAAGGCCAAATACAGGCAGTACGTCGAAGAGGCCAACAGCCTCAGATTGAGGTTCCCGACCGCCAAGCAATATGAAAACGAATTAATTGCCAAGGTTGCGCGCGAACTGGGCGAAAGCGAATTGGAATTGCCGGACGAGTTTGTTTCCGAAGTGCACAAATACATTCACTATTGGCAAGGCACATCAAGGCTGCAGACGGCTATCAGTACGCTGGAAAAAGACAACTTATTGGAGCCTGTTATCGCCAGTTTGCAAAATTACGGTTTGCCCTTGTATTTTATTTACCTGCCTTTGCAGGAAAGTAATTACGACACTCGCGCGATAGGCCCCGAAACCCGGTTCGGCATCGCCAAAGGGGCCTGGCAGTTGTTGGCGAGTACCGCGCAGGAATACGGCATAACGCCGGGGCCGCTGGCCGACGTACGAGAATATGACGAGCAGGATGGCCGTTTCGATTTCGCCCAGGCCACCCAGGCCGGCATTAAATATCTCCGGAAAATCTATAGCACCGAGGCCCAGGCGTCAGGCTTGTTGGTAATGGCCAGTTACAATTACGGCGATAATCGGGTGAAAAGTATGATAAAGCAATTGCCGGATAATCCGCGGGACAGGAATTTTTGGACATTTCTGCAAAATTTCGAATTACCCACCGAAACCCGCGATTATGTATTCTTTAT
- the gltX gene encoding glutamate--tRNA ligase, with amino-acid sequence MSIRTRFAPSPTGYLHVGGARTALFSWLYARKHGGKFILRIEDTDLERSSQESVNAILEGMTWLGLEYDEGPFYQTHRFDRYKEVIQQLLDQGDAYYCYCSREELDALREQQMAAKEKPRYNGKCRNGIEGGGERVVRFKNPEQGEVVIDDLVKGRIVVANKELDDLIIARSDGTPTYNLTVVVDDMDMGVTHVIRGDDHVNNTPRQINILKALGAQLPVYAHVPMILGADGARLSKRHGAVSVMQYRNDGYLPEALLNYLVRLGWSHGDQELFSIDEMIALFELEKVNVSASTFNTEKLIWLNHQYIMTSDPAHVAHHLSWHLGERGVDPVTGPALAEVVKAQRERCKTLVDMAEESLYFYRDFETYDEKAVKKNFKAGVDEILQLLWSRFDAIAVWEAEALHQVVLDSAEQMQLNLGKVAQPLRVAVCGCGVSPAIDVTLSLLGKEKTLDRIARAISFIKNS; translated from the coding sequence ATGAGTATAAGAACCCGCTTTGCCCCTAGTCCCACCGGTTATCTGCATGTGGGGGGCGCCAGAACCGCTTTATTTTCATGGTTGTATGCTCGCAAACATGGCGGCAAATTTATTTTGCGCATCGAAGATACCGATTTGGAGCGTTCCAGTCAGGAATCCGTTAATGCCATTTTGGAGGGTATGACTTGGTTAGGCTTGGAGTATGACGAAGGTCCGTTCTACCAAACTCACAGGTTCGACCGTTACAAAGAGGTGATTCAGCAGTTGCTGGATCAAGGCGACGCCTATTATTGCTATTGCAGCCGGGAAGAGCTGGATGCTCTGCGCGAACAGCAAATGGCCGCCAAGGAAAAACCTCGCTACAACGGCAAATGCCGGAATGGAATCGAGGGCGGCGGAGAGCGGGTGGTGCGGTTTAAGAATCCCGAGCAAGGGGAAGTGGTTATTGACGATCTGGTCAAGGGCCGAATTGTGGTGGCCAATAAAGAGTTGGACGATTTGATTATCGCCCGTTCCGACGGCACGCCGACTTATAACCTGACCGTTGTAGTCGACGATATGGATATGGGCGTGACGCATGTCATTCGCGGCGATGATCATGTCAATAATACGCCTAGGCAGATCAATATTTTGAAAGCTTTGGGCGCGCAATTGCCGGTGTATGCGCACGTGCCGATGATTTTGGGTGCCGACGGGGCGCGCCTGTCCAAGCGCCACGGTGCGGTCAGTGTCATGCAATATCGCAACGACGGTTATTTGCCAGAGGCGTTATTGAATTATCTGGTGCGGCTGGGCTGGTCGCACGGCGACCAGGAATTGTTCAGCATTGATGAGATGATAGCGCTGTTTGAGTTGGAAAAAGTCAATGTGTCGGCTTCGACCTTTAATACCGAAAAGTTGATCTGGTTGAATCATCAATACATCATGACCAGCGATCCCGCCCATGTGGCCCATCATTTAAGTTGGCATCTGGGCGAGCGAGGTGTCGATCCCGTCACTGGGCCGGCATTGGCCGAGGTAGTGAAGGCGCAACGGGAGCGCTGTAAAACCCTGGTGGATATGGCGGAGGAAAGTCTGTATTTCTATCGCGATTTTGAGACTTACGACGAAAAGGCTGTCAAGAAAAACTTCAAGGCGGGTGTCGACGAAATTCTGCAGCTTCTGTGGAGCCGGTTCGACGCTATTGCGGTTTGGGAAGCGGAAGCCTTACATCAAGTAGTGTTGGATAGCGCCGAACAGATGCAATTAAATCTGGGTAAGGTCGCTCAGCCGCTGCGGGTTGCCGTGTGCGGCTGCGGCGTATCGCCGGCGATCGATGTAACCTTGAGCTTGTTGGGTAAGGAAAAAACCCTGGATCGAATCGCCCGTGCGATTAGCTTTATAAAAAATAGCTAG
- a CDS encoding tetratricopeptide repeat protein, translating to MVKLTRLIGVLVLIFICGRVGAETTEQIRQAASQGDSHAQAKLASLYLLGRDGLEKDEKLAAEWMEKSANQGVVDAQVVMGALYDRGIGVTADRDQATRWYEKAAAQGHGTSLAILGKNPAAKGSVQFNYQAMRLNAARSIPAEYAKRFLTGKK from the coding sequence ATGGTTAAATTAACTCGCTTAATCGGCGTTTTAGTCTTGATTTTTATTTGTGGTCGAGTAGGGGCTGAAACTACGGAACAGATTAGGCAAGCGGCTAGTCAAGGTGATTCACATGCGCAAGCCAAATTGGCGTCGCTGTATCTTTTGGGTAGAGACGGTCTGGAAAAAGATGAAAAGTTGGCCGCCGAATGGATGGAAAAATCAGCCAACCAAGGCGTCGTCGATGCTCAGGTTGTGATGGGCGCACTTTACGATCGTGGTATAGGCGTGACTGCCGATCGCGACCAGGCAACCCGGTGGTACGAAAAAGCCGCGGCACAAGGACATGGCACCTCGCTGGCTATATTAGGTAAAAACCCGGCGGCAAAAGGCAGTGTACAGTTTAATTATCAGGCGATGCGTTTAAATGCGGCGCGCTCGATTCCGGCTGAATATGCAAAAAGATTTTTAACAGGTAAAAAATAA
- a CDS encoding OmpA family protein: protein MQKMLTLTAALTGALLSGCATQSSNNFQAFQADDLNAQVQAGLLVQKTNSFFVLNDSSSSMSKTYLNSAEYSGTKLDVEKNLLNKFNKTIPDITLSSGLRSFGFGPCLHWGSTQLNQPMQSYSTSSFESAITSLQCSSGGTPLATALSESNKDIASAPGNMALIIFSDGMDEVSPVPAAEALKAQYGDRLCVYTVWVGNDADIAGQAGLQEIVSTAGCGMATDAGAISNPAGMSDFVKQVFFKPGSPQDCSTQDDDLDGVNNCADKCPDTPKGAIVDKHGCWAFHGVLFDFDSDKVKSKYDPMIKNAVDVMKLNPSLTIEIEGHTDSYGTDAYNLKLSERRAISVKNELVSQGVNPNRLTTIGFGESQPVESNDTEEGRAFNRRVNYKRTDR, encoded by the coding sequence ATGCAGAAAATGCTTACTTTAACCGCGGCCTTAACAGGTGCGCTGTTGTCTGGTTGCGCGACGCAATCCAGCAATAATTTTCAGGCCTTTCAAGCCGACGATTTGAACGCTCAAGTTCAAGCCGGTTTGTTAGTACAAAAAACCAATAGCTTTTTCGTATTGAATGACTCGTCGTCCTCGATGAGTAAAACGTATTTGAACTCAGCCGAATACAGCGGTACCAAACTGGATGTCGAAAAAAACCTGCTGAACAAGTTTAACAAAACCATTCCCGACATCACCTTATCTTCCGGTTTACGCAGTTTCGGCTTCGGCCCTTGTTTACACTGGGGCTCTACCCAATTGAATCAGCCGATGCAGAGCTATTCAACCAGTAGCTTTGAAAGCGCTATCACATCCCTGCAATGCTCAAGCGGCGGCACACCCTTGGCTACAGCACTTAGCGAAAGCAATAAAGATATCGCTTCCGCCCCAGGCAATATGGCTTTGATTATCTTCAGCGACGGCATGGATGAAGTTTCTCCCGTACCTGCCGCGGAAGCATTGAAAGCCCAATACGGGGACAGATTGTGCGTTTATACTGTGTGGGTGGGTAACGACGCCGATATAGCCGGCCAAGCAGGCTTACAGGAGATCGTCAGCACAGCCGGTTGCGGCATGGCTACCGACGCCGGCGCAATTTCCAACCCAGCGGGTATGAGCGATTTCGTTAAACAAGTGTTTTTCAAACCAGGCTCACCCCAAGATTGCTCTACTCAAGATGACGATCTCGACGGTGTTAATAACTGTGCCGACAAATGTCCCGATACTCCGAAAGGCGCAATTGTCGACAAACACGGCTGCTGGGCATTCCATGGCGTGTTGTTCGATTTCGACAGCGATAAAGTTAAATCGAAATATGACCCTATGATCAAAAACGCGGTTGACGTAATGAAGCTCAACCCAAGCCTGACCATAGAAATCGAAGGCCATACCGACAGTTACGGCACCGATGCTTATAACCTGAAGCTATCCGAACGCAGAGCAATATCTGTTAAAAACGAACTGGTTAGCCAGGGTGTTAATCCTAACCGCTTGACCACAATCGGATTTGGCGAGTCGCAACCTGTAGAATCCAACGATACCGAAGAAGGCCGCGCGTTTAACCGCCGAGTCAATTACAAACGCACCGACAGATAA
- a CDS encoding thermonuclease family protein, whose product MLNKSVVLRVCILAVWPLMARGDVFEWVDGQGRHHYSDRKQANAKILTVEPGVSYHRVEKVFDGDTILLSNGQKVRLLGVNTPEIAGRNKNAEPGGEQAKTWLRQRIEHKKVRLEGDVEKQDKYQRSLAYVFAEDKQHINLELVRLGLAAVNIYPPNLKYVDALLEAQKSAEQAERGLWGLQAYAAQPFIDLNEENYKGWKRVTGRIRALKLTAKYSYLQFSDHVSVRIENQNRSLFPSLQSYVGQSIEARGWVAKSKDRFAVQVRHPGDIRYLQE is encoded by the coding sequence ATGTTGAATAAGTCCGTTGTACTTCGAGTTTGCATACTGGCCGTCTGGCCGTTAATGGCGCGCGGGGATGTATTTGAGTGGGTCGATGGACAGGGGCGGCATCATTATTCCGACCGTAAGCAAGCCAATGCCAAAATTTTAACAGTTGAGCCGGGGGTAAGTTACCATCGAGTGGAAAAAGTTTTCGATGGCGACACGATTTTGTTGAGCAATGGACAGAAAGTACGTTTGTTGGGTGTGAACACCCCTGAAATTGCAGGACGCAACAAAAATGCCGAACCCGGTGGAGAACAAGCCAAAACATGGTTGCGACAGCGGATTGAGCACAAAAAAGTCAGGCTGGAAGGGGATGTCGAAAAACAGGATAAATATCAGCGCAGTTTGGCTTACGTGTTTGCCGAAGATAAACAGCATATCAATTTGGAGTTAGTGAGGCTGGGATTGGCGGCAGTCAATATTTATCCGCCGAATCTTAAATATGTGGATGCCTTGCTTGAGGCGCAAAAAAGCGCCGAACAGGCTGAACGGGGATTATGGGGGCTGCAAGCGTATGCCGCCCAGCCGTTTATAGACTTGAACGAAGAAAATTATAAGGGTTGGAAGCGGGTTACAGGCCGGATTCGTGCATTAAAGCTAACAGCCAAATACAGTTATTTACAGTTTTCCGATCACGTTTCCGTACGGATAGAAAACCAAAACCGAAGCTTGTTTCCGTCGTTGCAAAGCTATGTCGGCCAATCGATTGAAGCCAGAGGTTGGGTGGCTAAAAGTAAAGACCGCTTTGCCGTGCAGGTACGTCATCCCGGCGACATCCGGTATTTACAGGAGTAA
- a CDS encoding DUF1415 domain-containing protein, translating to MISDQHVIAATQNWLNRFIIAFNICPFARREQQRNTIRYRVSHADRTEAALETLIEECRFLDENPETETTLLILPNGFKDFDDYLDMLDIAERLLQAQHYEGIYQLASFHSDYRFEMASELDQDDPANYTNRSPYPMLHIIRESSIERAVATYPDPENIPARNIKLTRELGLEKLQALLAGCFHE from the coding sequence ATGATCAGCGACCAACACGTTATCGCCGCCACCCAAAACTGGCTAAACAGATTCATCATTGCCTTTAATATTTGTCCGTTCGCCCGCCGGGAACAACAAAGAAACACAATCCGCTACCGCGTTTCGCACGCAGACCGGACCGAAGCGGCGCTAGAAACGTTAATCGAAGAATGCCGGTTTCTGGACGAAAACCCCGAAACGGAAACCACATTATTGATTTTACCGAACGGCTTTAAGGATTTTGACGACTATTTGGATATGCTGGACATTGCCGAGCGATTATTACAAGCCCAGCACTATGAAGGAATTTACCAATTAGCCAGTTTTCACTCCGACTATCGCTTCGAAATGGCCAGCGAACTCGATCAGGACGACCCCGCCAATTACACTAACCGTTCGCCCTACCCCATGCTGCATATTATCCGCGAATCGAGCATAGAACGCGCAGTGGCGACTTACCCCGACCCGGAAAACATCCCAGCCCGCAACATCAAACTGACGCGCGAACTGGGCCTGGAAAAGTTACAAGCCCTGTTGGCGGGCTGTTTTCACGAATAG
- a CDS encoding DUF2288 domain-containing protein, with protein MTDSLRDLEKTKLNQETSLISWLELQRFFAAGLAISVEKELDLVEVAYQFSIDNKQIVNDWLQAKRIAPVSDQLARDWFENKADVWAVVVKPWILVQDATTRPSAINH; from the coding sequence ATGACAGACTCTCTCCGCGACCTGGAAAAAACCAAGCTCAATCAGGAAACCTCGCTTATCTCTTGGCTGGAATTGCAGCGTTTCTTTGCTGCCGGCTTGGCCATCAGCGTCGAAAAAGAGCTGGATTTGGTGGAAGTAGCGTATCAATTTTCCATAGATAACAAACAGATCGTAAACGACTGGCTACAAGCCAAGCGCATTGCCCCCGTCTCCGACCAACTGGCGCGAGACTGGTTTGAGAATAAAGCCGATGTGTGGGCGGTTGTGGTTAAACCGTGGATTTTAGTGCAAGACGCAACCACCCGCCCAAGCGCGATCAATCATTGA
- a CDS encoding DoxX family protein: MNNKTFSALMALVVEKAPDTVGVLRRTFDKARILDFLAPLLLRLYLAPVFWMAGSKKFTNFSETAEWFGNTEWGLGLPAPYLLVFLVALFETLGALLLLLGLGTRLITLPLMVIMVFAAITTHWSNGWLAVATGSGLFATDRTVGAIERLQQAKDILQSQGDYQWLTENGNLVILNNGIEFAATYFIMLLVLFFMGGGRFVSTDYWLVRRYFND; the protein is encoded by the coding sequence ATGAATAATAAAACTTTTTCTGCATTAATGGCGTTAGTGGTTGAAAAAGCGCCCGATACGGTAGGCGTGCTGAGACGAACTTTTGACAAGGCCCGAATTTTGGATTTCCTGGCGCCTTTGTTGCTCAGATTATATTTGGCGCCCGTGTTCTGGATGGCCGGCAGCAAAAAATTCACTAATTTTTCCGAAACAGCCGAATGGTTCGGTAATACCGAATGGGGGCTGGGGTTACCGGCCCCTTATCTGCTGGTGTTTTTGGTGGCCTTATTTGAAACCTTGGGCGCGTTGCTGTTATTGCTTGGTCTGGGGACCCGGCTGATAACGTTGCCCTTGATGGTGATTATGGTGTTTGCGGCCATTACCACGCATTGGAGTAACGGTTGGCTGGCAGTGGCGACCGGCAGCGGACTGTTTGCCACCGATCGTACGGTGGGGGCGATAGAACGTTTGCAGCAGGCCAAGGATATTCTGCAATCGCAGGGGGATTATCAATGGCTGACCGAAAACGGCAACTTGGTGATTTTGAATAACGGTATCGAGTTCGCCGCAACCTATTTCATTATGTTGCTGGTATTGTTTTTCATGGGCGGAGGCAGGTTTGTCAGTACGGATTATTGGCTGGTGCGCCGTTATTTCAATGATTGA
- a CDS encoding cupin domain-containing protein: protein MNISSASLFADIPRQLPEELCQTLFENPTVRIERILSKGHYSAENTWYDQEQTEWVILLQGQARLSFMDGDPVELNPGDYLLLPAHCKHRVDWTSADQVSIWLAIHIRD from the coding sequence ATGAACATCAGCTCCGCATCCTTGTTTGCCGATATTCCCCGACAACTACCGGAAGAATTATGCCAAACGTTGTTTGAGAATCCCACCGTTCGCATCGAACGCATATTATCCAAGGGACACTATAGCGCAGAAAACACTTGGTACGATCAAGAACAAACCGAATGGGTGATATTATTGCAAGGACAAGCCCGGCTAAGCTTCATGGATGGCGACCCCGTCGAACTCAATCCCGGCGATTACCTATTGCTCCCCGCGCATTGCAAACACCGGGTGGACTGGACATCAGCCGATCAGGTGAGTATTTGGCTAGCCATCCATATCCGCGACTAA